A window from Chromatiaceae bacterium encodes these proteins:
- a CDS encoding anthranilate synthase component I, with protein sequence MTPEQFAALVDQGYNRIPVVCEVLADLDTPLSVYLKLVDGPYGFLFESVQGGEKWGRYSIIGLPCRTILRVVGNQVTVHDAGSEVERATVDDPLQFVESFRQRHRVPELDQLPRFSGGLVGYFGYDTIAYIEPRLRNADKPDPLGCPDILLMVADEVVVFDNLSGRMYLIVHADTTRGETLDQALARIGELVERVQQGAPRHRSTHRRTVDEADFVSGFTEAGFKRAVERIKQYILDGDCMQVVVSQRLSIPFGARPLDLYRALRGLNPSPYMYFLDLGDFQIVGSSPEILVRVEDGEVTVRPIAGTRRRGRSEQEDRALEAELLADPKELAEHLMLIDLGRNDTGRVAEVGSVRLTDKMVVERYSHVMHIVSNVVGRLRTGLSAIDVLRATFPAGTVSGAPKIRAMEIIDELEPVKRGVYSGAVGYLSWNGNMDTAIAIRTAVVKDGQLHIQAGAGIVADSVPQLEWEETMNKGRAMFRAVALAEAGIDRYPCDDED encoded by the coding sequence ATGACCCCCGAGCAATTCGCCGCCCTGGTCGACCAGGGCTACAACCGCATTCCCGTGGTCTGCGAGGTCCTCGCCGACCTCGATACCCCGCTTAGCGTCTATCTGAAGCTTGTCGACGGGCCCTACGGGTTCCTGTTCGAGTCGGTTCAGGGCGGCGAAAAGTGGGGTCGCTACTCCATCATCGGCCTGCCTTGTCGGACCATCCTGCGGGTCGTCGGCAACCAGGTGACGGTGCACGATGCCGGCAGCGAGGTGGAGCGGGCCACCGTCGACGACCCGTTGCAGTTCGTCGAGTCGTTCAGGCAGCGCCATCGCGTACCTGAGCTCGATCAGCTGCCGCGCTTCAGCGGCGGACTGGTCGGGTACTTCGGCTACGACACCATCGCGTACATAGAGCCGCGCCTGCGCAACGCCGACAAGCCGGACCCGCTCGGCTGTCCGGACATCCTGCTGATGGTCGCCGACGAGGTCGTCGTCTTCGACAACCTGAGCGGGCGCATGTACCTGATTGTGCATGCCGATACCACCCGTGGAGAAACGCTCGACCAGGCCTTGGCACGCATCGGCGAATTGGTCGAGCGGGTGCAACAGGGCGCACCGCGGCACCGTTCGACGCACCGGCGGACAGTCGATGAGGCCGACTTCGTTTCCGGCTTCACCGAGGCCGGGTTCAAGCGCGCGGTCGAGCGCATCAAGCAGTACATACTGGATGGCGACTGCATGCAGGTGGTGGTCTCGCAACGGTTGTCGATCCCGTTCGGTGCCCGGCCGCTCGATCTGTACCGCGCGCTGCGCGGTCTCAACCCGTCGCCGTATATGTACTTCCTCGATCTCGGCGATTTCCAGATCGTCGGCTCCTCGCCGGAGATCCTGGTGCGTGTCGAAGACGGCGAGGTCACGGTGCGACCGATCGCCGGCACCCGCCGGCGTGGGCGCAGCGAGCAGGAAGACCGTGCATTGGAGGCCGAGCTGCTGGCCGATCCGAAGGAATTGGCCGAGCACCTGATGCTGATCGACCTCGGGCGCAACGATACCGGCCGGGTCGCCGAGGTCGGTAGTGTGCGCCTGACCGACAAGATGGTCGTCGAGCGCTATTCGCACGTGATGCATATCGTGTCGAATGTCGTCGGTCGGCTGCGCACCGGGTTGAGCGCGATCGATGTGCTGCGTGCGACCTTCCCGGCCGGTACCGTTTCCGGGGCGCCGAAGATTCGCGCGATGGAGATCATCGACGAACTCGAGCCGGTCAAGCGCGGGGTCTACTCGGGTGCGGTCGGCTACCTGTCGTGGAACGGCAATATGGATACCGCGATCGCGATCCGCACCGCGGTGGTCAAAGACGGTCAGCTGCACATTCAGGCCGGGGCCGGGATCGTCGCCGATTCGGTGCCCCAGCTCGAATGGGAGGAGACAATGAACAAGGGCAGGGCGATGTTCCGTGCGGTCGCGCTCGCCGAGGCCGGCATCGATCGCTATCCCTGCGACGACGAGGATTGA
- a CDS encoding sulfur globule protein CV1 has product MKKIIAIAAILAATQASAWWGNGYDNSYNNGYGAGNGYTNGVFDGTGDAAGEGTFSMNFSGRGHTNMRGYGNGYGYGDGWGRGYNYQQPFYGYGPYGYAPVPPVAPQVEAAE; this is encoded by the coding sequence ATGAAAAAGATCATCGCTATCGCTGCCATCCTCGCTGCCACCCAGGCCTCCGCTTGGTGGGGTAATGGCTACGACAACAGCTACAACAACGGCTATGGCGCCGGCAACGGCTACACCAACGGCGTGTTCGACGGTACCGGCGACGCCGCTGGCGAAGGCACCTTCAGCATGAACTTCTCGGGTCGTGGCCACACCAACATGCGCGGCTACGGCAACGGCTACGGCTACGGCGACGGCTGGGGCCGCGGCTACAACTACCAGCAGCCGTTCTACGGTTATGGCCCGTACGGCTACGCACCGGTTCCGCCGGTTGCCCCGCAGGTCGAAGCCGCAGAGTAA
- a CDS encoding phosphoglycolate phosphatase, with protein MTQVSTQSAVLKRPKMVLIDVDGTLVDSVPDLAYCVDEMMKRLGRAPCGEAAVRNWVGNGVERLVKRALLGQLDGEPDEQEFARAYPLFLELYAENTSKRSCLYPGVREGLDYLRAQGYRLGCVTNKAAQFTIPLLKDLGVHDAFGIVVSGDTLPVKKPDPGPLLHAARHFGVSPDDALMLGDSKSDVTAARAAGFQIVCMSYGYNHGEDIRRYAPDAVIDSMAELRDLV; from the coding sequence ATGACCCAGGTGTCGACGCAGTCCGCGGTCCTGAAAAGGCCCAAGATGGTGCTGATCGACGTCGACGGCACCCTGGTCGACAGCGTGCCGGATCTGGCGTATTGCGTCGACGAGATGATGAAACGCCTGGGACGCGCGCCTTGTGGCGAGGCCGCAGTGCGCAACTGGGTCGGCAACGGCGTGGAACGCCTGGTCAAACGGGCGTTGCTCGGACAGCTTGACGGCGAGCCCGACGAACAGGAGTTTGCACGCGCCTATCCGTTGTTCCTCGAGTTGTATGCCGAGAATACGTCGAAGCGCTCGTGCCTCTACCCGGGCGTCCGTGAGGGACTCGACTACCTGCGGGCCCAGGGTTATCGATTGGGCTGCGTCACCAACAAGGCGGCCCAGTTCACGATCCCCTTGCTCAAGGACCTGGGGGTGCACGATGCATTCGGCATCGTGGTCTCCGGCGATACCCTGCCGGTGAAAAAACCGGACCCGGGTCCGTTGCTGCACGCCGCGCGCCATTTCGGTGTCAGCCCGGACGATGCATTGATGCTGGGCGATTCCAAGAGTGACGTCACGGCGGCAAGGGCGGCCGGTTTCCAGATCGTCTGCATGAGCTATGGCTATAACCATGGCGAGGACATCCGCCGCTACGCCCCGGACGCGGTGATCGACTCGATGGCCGAATTGAGAGACCTGGTCTGA
- the rpe gene encoding ribulose-phosphate 3-epimerase, with protein MADYAIAPSILSADFAKLGEECDKVLAAGADFIHFDVMDNHYVPNLTIGPLVCEALRKHGITAPIDVHLMVSPVDRIVGDFAAAGATYITFHPEASEHIDRTLQLIKSEGCKAGLVFNPATPLSHLEYVMDKIDMILLMSVNPGFGGQSFIPSALDKLRQTRDLIKASGRDIRLEIDGGVKADNIREIAAAGADTFVSGSGIFGKGKDSDPNRYDSVIAEMRGELAKAG; from the coding sequence ATGGCCGATTACGCGATCGCACCGTCCATTCTTTCCGCGGACTTCGCGAAACTGGGCGAAGAATGCGACAAGGTGCTGGCGGCGGGTGCCGATTTCATTCATTTCGACGTGATGGACAACCACTACGTACCGAATCTGACGATCGGCCCGCTGGTCTGCGAGGCGTTGCGCAAGCACGGTATCACTGCGCCGATCGACGTGCACCTGATGGTCAGCCCGGTCGACCGGATCGTCGGTGATTTTGCGGCCGCAGGCGCGACCTACATCACTTTCCACCCGGAGGCCTCCGAGCACATCGATCGCACCCTGCAGTTGATCAAGTCCGAAGGTTGCAAGGCCGGTCTGGTGTTCAACCCGGCGACGCCGCTGAGCCATCTGGAATATGTGATGGACAAGATCGACATGATCCTGCTGATGTCGGTGAACCCGGGCTTCGGTGGCCAGAGCTTCATCCCCTCGGCGCTCGACAAGCTGCGTCAGACGCGCGACCTCATCAAGGCCTCGGGACGGGACATCCGCCTGGAGATCGACGGCGGCGTCAAGGCCGACAATATCCGCGAGATCGCGGCCGCGGGTGCGGACACCTTCGTCTCCGGTTCAGGGATCTTCGGCAAAGGCAAGGATTCCGATCCCAATCGGTACGACAGCGTCATCGCGGAGATGCGCGGCGAACTGGCGAAGGCGGGATGA
- a CDS encoding DUF3530 family protein, protein MRDIALASALALCVFAPGDAAGDLLADQRLAASWAAAGDLRGERIELNDDGGTFFALHAPSDLPEVRGAVVILHDQGTNADSHEVVQPLRLGLPGGGWETLSLQLPSVPERARRADWLGTHAVISGRLQAGLDWLRGRDLKRLVVIGVGDSGPVAVQFLADKGSSDLLGVVLVSSAITEDSAVGGLAVLRTLQQPVLDLYAANDVATVDDNADARRRAGAQMPAGNFRQVAVAGARAGFVGVQEQLVATVRAWLAAHSAGR, encoded by the coding sequence ATGAGAGACATTGCTTTGGCCAGCGCCCTCGCGCTGTGTGTGTTCGCGCCCGGCGACGCGGCAGGCGATCTGCTTGCCGATCAGCGTCTGGCCGCATCCTGGGCCGCCGCCGGCGACCTGCGCGGCGAGCGGATCGAGCTGAACGACGACGGCGGCACCTTCTTCGCATTACACGCGCCGAGCGACCTTCCGGAAGTACGCGGCGCGGTCGTGATACTGCACGACCAGGGCACCAATGCCGACAGTCACGAAGTGGTGCAGCCGCTGCGCCTGGGACTGCCCGGCGGTGGATGGGAGACACTGTCGTTGCAACTGCCCTCGGTGCCCGAACGCGCGCGGCGTGCGGACTGGCTGGGGACACATGCGGTGATCAGCGGGCGGCTGCAGGCGGGTCTCGATTGGCTGCGCGGGCGGGACCTGAAGCGGCTGGTGGTGATCGGCGTCGGCGACAGCGGACCGGTCGCTGTGCAGTTCCTCGCGGACAAGGGCAGCTCGGATCTGCTCGGTGTGGTGCTGGTCAGCTCGGCGATCACCGAGGACAGCGCCGTCGGCGGCCTCGCGGTACTGCGTACCCTGCAGCAGCCGGTGCTGGACCTGTATGCGGCAAATGACGTCGCGACAGTCGACGACAACGCGGATGCGCGGCGGCGGGCCGGCGCGCAAATGCCCGCCGGCAATTTCCGCCAGGTCGCAGTGGCCGGCGCCCGTGCGGGATTCGTCGGCGTGCAGGAGCAGTTGGTGGCCACCGTACGTGCCTGGCTGGCGGCGCACAGCGCAGGCCGCTAG
- a CDS encoding SPOR domain-containing protein, producing the protein MPRDYKHRAHKKPQKKPLPGWLWLLTGLLLGGMIVGLVWLKGQSLDAGGDWVGAKPDRPPQGKAAAAKVVETPPPPKPRFDFYSELPKMEVVVPDEEIDRPARAPERSPAVAEVYLLQVGSFRRAQDADRLKAQLALLGFEAEVVRAQLNPQDARYRVRSGPYAGTQALNSARRRLADNGFKGIVIRVGGG; encoded by the coding sequence GTGCCTCGAGACTACAAACACCGCGCGCACAAGAAACCGCAGAAAAAGCCGCTGCCCGGCTGGTTGTGGCTGCTGACCGGCCTGCTGCTGGGCGGCATGATCGTCGGCCTCGTCTGGCTCAAGGGGCAGTCGCTGGACGCGGGCGGTGACTGGGTGGGCGCCAAGCCCGATCGGCCGCCGCAGGGCAAGGCGGCGGCCGCGAAGGTCGTGGAAACCCCGCCACCGCCGAAACCACGTTTCGACTTCTACAGCGAACTGCCGAAGATGGAGGTCGTGGTTCCCGACGAAGAGATCGACCGCCCGGCGCGCGCACCCGAACGCAGTCCGGCAGTGGCCGAGGTCTACCTGCTCCAGGTCGGGTCCTTCCGCCGGGCGCAGGATGCCGACCGCCTCAAGGCGCAGCTGGCCCTGCTCGGTTTCGAGGCCGAGGTCGTGCGCGCACAGCTGAACCCACAGGATGCAAGGTACCGCGTCCGGTCCGGCCCCTATGCCGGGACGCAGGCGCTCAACAGCGCGCGCCGACGGCTCGCCGACAATGGCTTCAAGGGCATCGTGATCCGGGTCGGGGGCGGTTGA
- a CDS encoding arginine--tRNA ligase: MKSQIAVLVSQALEQLVAEQVLAAADIQTPVIERTRDPAHGDFATNAALVNSKAAKMRPRDLAERLVAALPLSAMVSAVDIAGPGFINFRLADAAYRLLIPEILEQGHSFGRSELGAGRRVQVEFVSANPTGPLHVGHGRGAAYGAVVADLLDAVGYRVHREYYVNDAGRQMDILATSVWLRYLELCGEALDFPSNGYKGDYVWDIAATLHRDHGDAYRHIAAEVFEGVPLDAPAGGDKESHIDGLIARAKALLGDNRYRFVFELGLNVILDDIRDDLSLFGVDYQEWYSERSLTESGAVNKAIDRLRASGHLYEKAGAWWFRSTDFGDEKDRVVVRDNGQTTYFASDIAYHMDKLERGFDRVIDIWGADHHGYIPRVKAALQATGADASKLDVLLVQFAVLYRGGEKVQMSTRSGEFVTLRELRKEVGRDAARFFYVMRKCEQHMDFDLDLAKSQSSDNPVYYVQYAHARIHAVLRQAAERLIDVAPSEGAANLEQLVESHELDLLKALSRYPEVVESAASNEEPHQLTNYLRELANAFHTYYNAHQFLVDDAALRDARIKLILATREVLRNGLNLLGVSAPEQM; the protein is encoded by the coding sequence ATGAAATCGCAAATCGCCGTCCTGGTGTCGCAGGCCCTCGAGCAACTCGTCGCCGAGCAGGTGCTCGCGGCCGCCGACATCCAGACACCGGTGATCGAACGCACCCGCGATCCCGCGCACGGAGACTTCGCCACCAACGCCGCCCTGGTCAACAGCAAGGCGGCGAAGATGCGCCCGCGTGACCTTGCCGAGCGCCTCGTTGCGGCGCTCCCGTTGTCGGCGATGGTCTCGGCGGTCGACATCGCCGGGCCGGGGTTCATCAATTTCCGGCTGGCTGACGCCGCGTATCGGCTGCTGATTCCCGAGATCCTCGAACAGGGCCACTCCTTTGGCCGCAGCGAACTTGGTGCCGGCAGACGTGTCCAGGTGGAATTCGTGTCCGCCAACCCGACCGGGCCCCTGCACGTCGGGCACGGCCGCGGTGCCGCCTACGGCGCGGTGGTTGCCGATCTGCTCGACGCCGTCGGCTATCGGGTGCACCGCGAGTACTACGTCAACGACGCCGGGCGGCAGATGGATATCCTCGCGACCTCGGTATGGTTGCGTTATCTCGAGTTGTGTGGCGAGGCGCTGGACTTTCCCAGCAACGGCTACAAGGGCGACTACGTCTGGGACATCGCTGCGACGCTGCACCGCGACCATGGCGACGCCTACCGGCATATCGCTGCCGAGGTGTTCGAGGGCGTGCCGCTCGATGCGCCGGCCGGCGGCGACAAGGAATCGCATATCGACGGATTGATCGCGCGGGCCAAGGCCCTGCTCGGCGACAATCGCTACCGCTTCGTATTCGAGCTCGGCCTGAACGTGATCCTCGACGATATCCGTGACGACCTGAGCCTGTTCGGCGTCGACTACCAGGAGTGGTACTCGGAACGTTCGCTGACCGAGTCCGGCGCGGTGAACAAGGCCATCGACCGCCTGCGTGCCTCCGGTCACCTGTATGAAAAAGCCGGTGCCTGGTGGTTCCGGTCCACCGATTTTGGCGACGAAAAGGACCGCGTCGTGGTGCGCGACAACGGCCAGACGACCTATTTCGCGTCGGATATCGCATACCACATGGACAAGCTCGAGCGGGGTTTCGACCGGGTGATCGACATCTGGGGCGCCGATCACCACGGTTATATTCCGCGGGTCAAGGCGGCCCTGCAGGCGACCGGGGCGGATGCGTCGAAACTGGATGTACTGTTGGTGCAGTTTGCGGTCCTGTACCGGGGCGGCGAGAAGGTGCAGATGTCGACGCGCTCCGGCGAGTTCGTCACCTTGCGGGAGTTGCGCAAGGAAGTCGGCCGCGATGCGGCGCGTTTCTTCTACGTGATGCGGAAATGCGAGCAACACATGGATTTCGACCTGGATCTCGCAAAATCGCAGTCCAGTGACAACCCGGTGTACTACGTGCAGTACGCGCATGCGCGCATTCACGCGGTGTTGCGGCAGGCCGCGGAACGCCTGATCGACGTTGCGCCGAGCGAAGGCGCCGCAAACCTCGAGCAGCTGGTCGAGAGCCACGAGCTCGATCTGTTGAAGGCCCTGTCTCGTTACCCCGAGGTCGTCGAATCGGCCGCGAGCAACGAAGAACCGCATCAGTTGACCAACTACCTGCGTGAGTTGGCAAACGCCTTCCACACCTACTACAACGCCCATCAGTTCCTGGTCGACGACGCGGCATTGCGTGACGCGCGCATCAAACTGATCCTGGCGACCCGGGAGGTGCTGCGCAATGGATTGAATCTGCTCGGCGTCTCGGCGCCCGAGCAGATGTGA
- a CDS encoding primosomal protein N': MSGQVAQVAVAAPLHSLFDYLIPDGMSAVVGGRVQVPFGRSQLVGVVVATGGASALAPHRLKPLHTVLDSEPLFAGADLEFLAWVAAYYHYPIGEVVAAALPARLRRALPVLPAGEPGWRLTGKGRAQLADPPPRAPRQAALLRWFAGRPGGIATRDALRSAPHSADTTRALRDKGWIEAVSVEQPVAGPTTSAARHTLNGEQAAIVAAVSADLGRFSVTLADGVTGSGKTEVYLELAATVIRRGASVLVLVPEISLTPQLLRRFHRRLGDTVCVTHSGLAEKPRELAWQRMRRGAARVMLGTRSSVFTPIADLGLIIVDEEHDPSFKQTEGLRYSARDLAVVRAQRANCPLVLGSATPSLESLRNAEAGRYRHMRLERRAGGARSPRIDLLDLRDQPLHCGVSEPLLERVATTLQRGEQVILFLNRRGFAPVLSCFSCGWLSDCPRCDARQTVHQATGQLWCHHCGAQRPVPRTCPECGANDLHPLGQGTERLEGFLAKRFAGYPLIRLDRDATARKGSLEQQLQRLHDAEAALLVGTQMLAKGHHFPRVTLVGVLDIDGGLYSADFRSTERLAQLLVQVAGRAGRGERAGRVLIQTRFPDHPLLQTLVRHGYPAFAHQALAERRASQLPPYSHQAMLRAEAPHIEQARSLLDEIAEWARSHAVDGVEIWGPVPAPMTRRAGLHRVHLLFQAAQRDALHRMLDPLPAYLSRLPAARRARWSLDVDPIDLY; this comes from the coding sequence ATGAGCGGGCAGGTCGCACAGGTCGCGGTCGCTGCGCCGCTACATTCGCTGTTCGACTACCTGATCCCCGATGGGATGTCCGCGGTTGTTGGCGGTCGCGTGCAGGTGCCGTTCGGTCGTTCGCAGCTCGTCGGTGTCGTGGTTGCCACAGGTGGTGCGAGTGCATTGGCTCCGCATCGCCTCAAGCCGTTGCATACGGTGCTCGACAGTGAGCCGCTGTTCGCCGGGGCGGATCTGGAATTCCTCGCCTGGGTGGCCGCCTACTACCACTACCCGATCGGCGAAGTGGTGGCGGCCGCGTTGCCGGCGCGTCTGCGTCGCGCACTCCCCGTGCTGCCGGCGGGCGAACCGGGATGGCGGTTGACCGGGAAGGGACGTGCGCAACTCGCCGATCCGCCGCCGCGCGCGCCACGCCAGGCTGCTTTGCTGCGTTGGTTCGCGGGGCGCCCTGGCGGTATCGCGACGCGTGACGCGCTGCGCAGCGCGCCGCACAGTGCCGACACAACGCGGGCCTTGCGCGACAAGGGTTGGATCGAGGCCGTCAGCGTGGAGCAGCCTGTCGCCGGGCCGACCACAAGTGCCGCCAGACACACGCTGAACGGCGAACAGGCCGCGATCGTCGCCGCGGTCTCCGCTGACCTCGGCCGGTTTTCGGTCACCTTGGCAGACGGCGTGACCGGGAGTGGCAAGACCGAGGTGTATCTGGAGCTGGCGGCGACCGTGATCCGGCGTGGCGCCTCGGTGCTGGTGCTGGTGCCCGAGATCTCGTTGACGCCACAGTTGCTGCGCCGTTTTCACCGGCGCCTGGGAGACACCGTCTGCGTCACCCATTCCGGATTGGCGGAGAAGCCGCGCGAGCTGGCATGGCAGCGCATGCGGCGGGGCGCCGCGCGTGTGATGTTGGGCACACGGTCGTCGGTGTTCACGCCGATCGCCGACCTGGGACTGATCATCGTCGACGAGGAGCATGATCCTTCGTTCAAGCAGACCGAGGGTCTGCGTTATTCGGCGCGTGATCTCGCCGTGGTCCGTGCCCAGCGAGCCAACTGTCCGCTGGTGCTGGGTTCAGCGACCCCGTCGTTGGAAAGTCTGCGCAATGCCGAGGCGGGGCGTTATCGGCACATGCGACTGGAGCGCCGTGCAGGCGGTGCGCGCAGTCCGCGAATCGACCTGCTCGACCTGCGTGACCAGCCACTGCATTGCGGCGTCAGCGAGCCGTTGCTCGAGCGGGTCGCGACGACGCTGCAGCGCGGTGAACAGGTGATCCTGTTTCTCAATCGGCGCGGATTTGCACCGGTGCTCAGTTGTTTCAGCTGCGGCTGGTTGTCCGATTGCCCACGTTGCGATGCGCGCCAGACGGTGCATCAGGCGACTGGCCAGTTGTGGTGCCATCACTGCGGTGCGCAACGGCCTGTGCCTCGCACCTGCCCTGAATGCGGCGCGAACGACCTGCATCCGCTCGGCCAGGGTACCGAGCGCCTGGAGGGCTTTCTCGCCAAGCGCTTTGCCGGCTATCCGCTGATCCGCCTGGACCGCGATGCGACGGCCCGCAAGGGGAGTCTCGAACAGCAGCTGCAGCGGCTGCACGACGCCGAGGCCGCGCTGTTGGTGGGGACCCAGATGCTGGCCAAGGGTCACCATTTTCCGCGGGTCACGCTGGTCGGTGTGCTGGACATCGATGGGGGTCTGTACAGTGCCGATTTCCGCAGCACCGAACGCCTGGCGCAGTTGCTGGTCCAGGTCGCCGGTCGCGCGGGGCGCGGGGAACGCGCAGGCCGGGTGTTGATCCAGACACGGTTCCCCGATCACCCCCTGCTGCAGACCCTCGTGCGCCACGGTTATCCCGCGTTCGCGCATCAGGCGCTGGCAGAACGCCGCGCATCACAGTTGCCGCCGTACAGTCACCAGGCGATGCTGCGCGCCGAGGCGCCGCACATCGAGCAGGCGCGGAGCCTGCTCGACGAGATCGCCGAATGGGCGAGATCGCACGCGGTCGACGGTGTCGAGATCTGGGGTCCGGTGCCTGCGCCGATGACGCGGCGCGCCGGGCTGCACCGGGTGCACCTGCTGTTTCAGGCCGCGCAGCGTGATGCTTTGCACAGAATGCTCGACCCGTTGCCCGCCTACCTGAGCCGTCTTCCGGCGGCGCGCCGCGCACGCTGGAGTCTCGACGTCGATCCGATCGACCTGTACTGA
- a CDS encoding HNH endonuclease gives MPNLTQQILRTDASGMPLEWIDFRAAARLHFLDMVAYVCGEPLFTLHGGINALTRRRSTIEINSIVATHGNHQLRDSYTPPLSNRTLFQRDDHLCLYCGDRFSQGALSRDHVTPLSQGGQNLWTNVVTACTRCNNHKAGRTPEQAGMQLLAIPFAPTHAEYIYLQGRHVLADQMAFLRAHFPRSSPLRERIGHQPRGTV, from the coding sequence GTGCCGAATCTTACACAGCAGATCCTGCGTACCGACGCGTCCGGAATGCCGTTGGAATGGATTGACTTCCGCGCGGCCGCCAGGCTGCACTTTCTCGACATGGTCGCCTACGTGTGCGGCGAGCCGTTGTTCACACTGCACGGTGGCATCAATGCGCTGACCCGGAGACGCAGCACGATCGAGATCAATTCGATCGTGGCTACCCATGGCAACCACCAGCTGCGCGACAGCTACACGCCCCCGCTGAGCAATCGCACGCTGTTCCAGCGTGACGACCACCTGTGCCTGTACTGCGGCGACCGATTCAGCCAGGGCGCCCTGTCGCGCGACCACGTGACGCCGCTGAGCCAGGGGGGGCAGAACCTCTGGACCAACGTGGTGACCGCCTGCACCCGTTGCAACAACCACAAGGCCGGGCGCACGCCGGAGCAGGCGGGTATGCAGCTGCTGGCGATCCCGTTCGCCCCGACGCACGCCGAATACATCTATCTGCAGGGTCGCCATGTGCTGGCCGACCAGATGGCATTTTTGCGCGCGCATTTTCCGCGTAGCAGTCCGCTGCGGGAACGCATCGGCCATCAACCGCGTGGCACAGTCTGA
- a CDS encoding cytochrome c codes for MIARLFTLGLAALLSTLDCRAAPPDPGKLSGRALGQYVFLTYCAGCHGFDGLAFFPSAPSFAMGDRLAKSDMELMRSILKGRNAMPSWEDKLPLRWLEEALAYIRHVAFATHDASSPPINQMPESFFIFAPLGTDMILDWPVDIP; via the coding sequence ATGATTGCGCGTCTCTTCACGCTGGGACTGGCCGCGTTACTGAGCACCTTGGACTGTCGTGCCGCGCCACCGGATCCAGGGAAGTTGAGCGGACGGGCGCTTGGCCAGTATGTATTCCTGACCTATTGCGCGGGCTGTCACGGCTTTGACGGTCTGGCGTTCTTTCCGTCGGCGCCCTCGTTCGCGATGGGTGACCGGCTCGCGAAGAGCGACATGGAGTTGATGCGCAGCATCCTCAAGGGCCGTAACGCGATGCCCTCGTGGGAGGACAAGCTACCGCTCCGATGGCTGGAGGAGGCACTGGCCTACATTCGGCATGTCGCATTCGCCACCCACGACGCGAGCAGTCCGCCGATCAACCAGATGCCCGAGAGCTTCTTCATTTTCGCGCCGCTGGGGACGGACATGATCCTCGATTGGCCGGTCGACATCCCCTAG
- a CDS encoding fructosamine kinase family protein — protein sequence MVFAHSQIRAGITENGKTPACAVLRDTRPNAYPVGREWPPAAANPLCPNTRLTSTRAVDLWRDIADQIGRATGRPFQASAPRAQGGGCINQAFALTDGHATWFVKTNDATRLEMFEAEADGLNALADSASIAAPRALCTGTSGRHSFIVLEFLRLGRGDSDGWRTAGRQLAELHRHHNPTFGWHRSNTIGATLQRNEPDPDWTAFWRDRRLGFQLEEAARNGHGGRLQVLGEQLLARFPALIDHNPQASLLHGDLWGGNIGFTDSGAPAIYDPATYFGDREAELAMTELFGGFSADFYAAYREAWPIDPGYRVRKTLYNLYHVLNHLNLFGGGYGGQAERMMQELLAEC from the coding sequence ATGGTTTTCGCGCATTCCCAGATCCGGGCAGGTATTACCGAAAACGGGAAAACACCGGCGTGTGCAGTTTTGCGGGACACGCGCCCGAACGCTTACCCTGTCGGGCGAGAGTGGCCGCCCGCTGCGGCCAACCCCCTTTGTCCGAACACCCGATTGACGAGCACCCGAGCAGTGGATCTTTGGCGCGACATAGCGGATCAGATTGGCCGCGCGACCGGCCGGCCGTTCCAGGCCTCCGCGCCGCGGGCACAAGGCGGCGGATGCATCAACCAGGCGTTCGCCTTGACCGACGGTCATGCGACCTGGTTCGTAAAGACCAACGATGCGACGCGACTGGAGATGTTCGAGGCCGAGGCGGACGGACTCAACGCGTTGGCGGACAGCGCCAGCATCGCCGCACCGCGCGCGCTCTGCACCGGCACCAGCGGCCGTCACAGTTTCATCGTGCTGGAGTTTTTGCGCCTGGGTCGCGGCGACAGCGACGGCTGGAGGACCGCCGGCCGCCAGCTCGCCGAGCTGCACCGGCATCACAACCCGACCTTCGGCTGGCACCGGTCCAATACCATCGGTGCGACCCTGCAGCGCAATGAGCCGGATCCCGACTGGACCGCGTTCTGGCGCGATCGCCGGCTCGGCTTTCAGCTCGAAGAGGCGGCACGCAACGGCCATGGTGGCCGGTTACAGGTGTTGGGCGAACAGCTGCTGGCACGCTTCCCGGCACTGATCGACCACAACCCGCAAGCGTCGCTGCTGCATGGTGACCTTTGGGGAGGCAACATCGGCTTCACCGACTCGGGCGCGCCGGCGATCTACGATCCGGCGACCTACTTCGGAGATCGCGAGGCCGAGTTGGCGATGACCGAGCTGTTCGGCGGATTCAGTGCCGACTTCTATGCCGCCTACCGCGAGGCCTGGCCGATCGATCCGGGGTACCGGGTGCGCAAGACACTCTACAACCTGTATCACGTGCTCAATCATCTGAATCTGTTCGGTGGCGGTTATGGCGGCCAGGCCGAACGGATGATGCAGGAACTGCTCGCGGAATGTTGA